DNA sequence from the Acidobacteriota bacterium genome:
GCCGCGTCGGCCACGATCACGGTATGAAGCCGATCGATCTTGCACGCCCGGCACAACTCCTCAACCGTGTCTCCGGCTCGGTACGTCCTCATGCCTGACTCCCCCGATCAGACTGTACATGAAAAGGGGTCGGGACGAATTATCAACACAGTCTCCAGACGATGACGGATTCGTCATCCGCACCAGTCACTTACAGTTCTCTAATCAGAATGAGACCTCGTCGATGATTCGTCCCGACCCCTTCTCCGGGTAAGGCATGACCCACACACGCATCAGCCGTGACCCACTGTCGAGGTACCCAGTGACGGGCGGCCAGCTGGATTGGCGCTCCAGGCAAGCCAGAAGGCCTGTGGGCATGTCCGGCATGAAACTTGATAGTCCTCGGTGCGATGTGCATCCGTCTTGCGCGCAAGGCCCTTCCCATCCTCGCGTTGGCGTTTCTGTGCTTGTCGCCCTCGCCGGCACGTCCCCAATCCGGATCGCCTCCAGTCTCCGATGAACAGCGCCGGTTCCTCGAGGTGCGGCGCCGCCAGATCGAATTGACCGCGGCGCGGGCAGAACTGAGGCGGGCGCAGGAGTTGTTCGCCGAGAAGTTGCTGGCTCAAACCGATCTCGACCGAGCCCGGGTGGCCGTGGACACCGCTCAGCTCAACTATCAAGAGTCGGTGCTGTCGTTGTTGGGCCAGCAGCCTCGACTCTCTGTGCGGTCGGCCGTCAGGAGTCAATCGCGCGACGGGCGCACGTTCGTGCGGCTCACGATCGAAAACCTGTCGCCGCGCTTCGACGACTCTCAGTTCACGCTGCTCAATAACTTCGAAGGTGCCGATCCGATCCCCGCGTCGCTCCGCACCCGCGACGTGCAGGACATCTTCGTGTCGTTGAAGGCGGCAGGCGAGACTGGCGTGAGCACACCGACGACCCCGCGCGGCACTACGATCGGGCTTCCCTACGAGACGCATATCCCAACCTTGAAGTACGGCGAGTCGCGGGCGCTCGACTTCCAGTTGCTGCGCGATGTCAACAGCGTGATCGTGGCGACCACCTACAAGGGCCAGGTTCAGGAGACGGATATCCAGCTCCAGCAGGCCGAGATGGCGGATGTCGTCAAGCTGACATCCACGCAGCTCTCGCAGGAAGCCGACCTCGGATCTCAGGTGACCTACGACCTGCGCCTCGAGCGCTCCACAGTGGACGTGCGCAGCTTCCAGTTGAAGGTCGTCAATCTGCCGCATCAGATCAGCTACAGCTTCGTGGACGCCAACCAGGCGCGGCTCTCTCAGATCAACTTCCCGTCAGGCGTGGCCCAGCAGACGTTGGGCCTTCGCCTGTTCCTCCCCGAACGCGCTGACGACCAGGTCCGCATCGACCAGCCGCTCGAGTTTTGGGCGCTCGTGATGGACGACGCGCAGGCGCTGCAGTTCCGGGCGGAACGCGCGTACTCGGCTGACGAGATTGAAGGCAGCCGGGCGGGGCGCGTGCGACTGGTCGCGACTCCGCGGGGTGCGGGAAAGATTGAAGTGTCGGCACCAAGCCTGTTTTCGGAGATTCAGCCGGGCGAGACGGTGACGGCGACCATCTCGTTGCGCAACACTGGCACGCGGCGGCTCGACAACGTGAAGCTGTCGGCCGAATACCCGCTGAACTGGCGGGCCGACGTGGTACCCGACAACGTGCCGGCACTCGACCTCAA
Encoded proteins:
- a CDS encoding NEW3 domain-containing protein, with product MCIRLARKALPILALAFLCLSPSPARPQSGSPPVSDEQRRFLEVRRRQIELTAARAELRRAQELFAEKLLAQTDLDRARVAVDTAQLNYQESVLSLLGQQPRLSVRSAVRSQSRDGRTFVRLTIENLSPRFDDSQFTLLNNFEGADPIPASLRTRDVQDIFVSLKAAGETGVSTPTTPRGTTIGLPYETHIPTLKYGESRALDFQLLRDVNSVIVATTYKGQVQETDIQLQQAEMADVVKLTSTQLSQEADLGSQVTYDLRLERSTVDVRSFQLKVVNLPHQISYSFVDANQARLSQINFPSGVAQQTLGLRLFLPERADDQVRIDQPLEFWALVMDDAQALQFRAERAYSADEIEGSRAGRVRLVATPRGAGKIEVSAPSLFSEIQPGETVTATISLRNTGTRRLDNVKLSAEYPLNWRADVVPDNVPALDLNRETQVKLSVIPPPDVAVGDYEIRIKTESYAYNRRVPSEDKIYRVSVKAGTNLWATLGLIGLLLALIVGIVVFGLKLTRR